In one window of Frigoriglobus tundricola DNA:
- a CDS encoding outer membrane protein assembly factor BamB family protein translates to MTHLAPFRTASLSVLALVLAATTVQAVITKLTPLAEVLESDQYIFVAKVEKLDPDNKDRPTAVFKLDRKLKGEPPFERLPVNMTGDDEGKKAGDTKTICDRLGASRQLVFFVRKQGKLYNAKAFTEGTWFSLYGTLDEDGKTVRWAFLHGEPLLRRTFKGTSAEMIKMVEDALAKKAKPPEPDEKEKGGYGPAEEKKCDEDAPAPASSTTPASGGRQPPEETKEQERTQTRGADAPRSPGGPALFAVIPSFVLVGPLAIVAALFPGVFARMAVGMKRWRAFLVVASINSTLALVYWAVFVRYFPRYLPSGRWLAPDTVSLYLVVVAAVGLLWSGRRYRRLAAEDPAVTGTPGRVELTALLGLTAFIAACTALTAVVAERWSATVEMPFRELTFIGIALVAATVYAAYRAATKGADVLATGTEPPLRLSLSGESVGLGVLVLCGLSAVLPTGVRVGLGDTTAGDAEANFGPRLVGNPVALEAFDIEGGTRTTETGRVWSGLTLDGDRLYFGMDTMGGGAGSGRILGVNRHSGKIEWAFDAPGMQKVFCTPTVAGGRVYCGEGEHLDKGCRLFCANVSDGTPAWKEPFKTASHTEGAPAVANGKVYFPAGDDGLYCCDANTGAKLWQFAGGKEKGIHIDAAPAVASGLVYVGSGLYSYVAAALDANTGAEKWRTDLKLRVFGAPTVRGGQVYYAIGTGNMGADTWHYDEEGAEEKDAAGAVVCLDAATGKEEWRAPLPKSVHTGVAADAFSVYVGCRDGFVYALDRKTGKLRWKVGIGGAVLSCPAVATSGGFPIAVYAVSQEGLMVCLNPQTGTVNWQKMLPGFVWDGKPDGGVMCSPVVVTTPTTTGSTRTIYIGAMTVTPRKTVAVFKFEDVIGE, encoded by the coding sequence ATGACGCACCTCGCACCGTTTCGGACCGCGTCACTTTCCGTACTGGCCCTGGTTCTCGCGGCCACGACCGTACAAGCGGTCATCACCAAGCTCACGCCGCTGGCCGAGGTTCTGGAGAGCGATCAGTACATCTTCGTCGCGAAAGTGGAGAAACTCGATCCCGACAACAAGGACCGGCCGACGGCGGTCTTCAAACTCGACCGGAAACTGAAAGGCGAGCCGCCGTTCGAGCGGCTCCCGGTGAACATGACCGGCGACGACGAGGGCAAGAAGGCCGGCGACACGAAAACCATCTGCGACCGCCTCGGCGCGTCCCGGCAACTGGTGTTCTTCGTCCGCAAACAGGGGAAGCTGTACAACGCGAAGGCGTTCACCGAGGGCACCTGGTTCTCGCTCTACGGCACCCTCGACGAGGACGGCAAGACGGTGCGGTGGGCGTTCCTGCACGGCGAGCCGCTCCTGCGCCGCACGTTCAAGGGCACGTCGGCCGAGATGATCAAGATGGTCGAGGACGCGCTCGCGAAGAAGGCCAAGCCGCCCGAGCCCGATGAGAAAGAAAAGGGCGGCTACGGCCCGGCCGAGGAGAAAAAGTGCGACGAAGACGCACCCGCTCCGGCGAGTTCAACCACCCCGGCGAGCGGGGGGCGTCAGCCCCCCGAGGAAACCAAAGAGCAAGAACGCACTCAGACTCGGGGGGCTGACGCCCCCCGCTCGCCGGGCGGGCCGGCGTTGTTCGCCGTCATCCCTTCGTTCGTTCTCGTGGGGCCGCTGGCGATCGTCGCGGCGCTGTTTCCCGGGGTGTTCGCCCGCATGGCCGTCGGCATGAAGCGCTGGCGGGCGTTCCTCGTCGTCGCCAGCATCAACAGCACGCTCGCACTCGTCTACTGGGCGGTCTTCGTCCGCTACTTCCCGCGCTATCTCCCCTCGGGCCGGTGGCTCGCGCCGGACACGGTGTCGCTTTACCTGGTTGTGGTCGCGGCGGTGGGCCTGCTTTGGTCCGGGCGGCGCTACCGGCGCCTCGCGGCCGAAGACCCCGCCGTCACCGGTACGCCGGGGCGGGTCGAACTCACCGCGCTCCTGGGGCTGACGGCGTTCATCGCGGCCTGTACCGCGCTCACTGCCGTCGTCGCTGAGCGGTGGAGTGCCACGGTCGAAATGCCGTTCCGCGAGCTGACCTTCATCGGCATCGCGCTCGTCGCCGCAACCGTATATGCCGCATACCGTGCGGCCACGAAAGGCGCCGACGTGCTCGCGACCGGCACCGAACCCCCGCTCCGCCTGAGTTTGTCGGGCGAGTCGGTCGGGCTGGGGGTGCTGGTGCTGTGCGGGCTTTCTGCTGTGCTGCCGACGGGGGTCCGAGTCGGGTTGGGCGACACCACCGCCGGTGACGCGGAGGCGAACTTCGGCCCGCGACTCGTCGGCAACCCGGTCGCGCTGGAGGCGTTCGATATCGAAGGCGGAACGCGGACAACGGAAACCGGTCGCGTCTGGTCGGGGCTGACGCTCGACGGCGACCGATTGTACTTCGGCATGGACACGATGGGCGGTGGTGCCGGCTCCGGGCGGATACTCGGCGTGAATCGGCACAGCGGGAAAATCGAATGGGCGTTCGACGCGCCCGGGATGCAGAAGGTGTTCTGTACGCCGACTGTTGCCGGCGGCCGCGTGTACTGTGGCGAGGGCGAACACCTCGACAAGGGCTGTCGCTTGTTCTGTGCGAACGTGTCGGACGGTACCCCGGCGTGGAAGGAGCCGTTCAAGACCGCCAGCCACACCGAAGGCGCCCCGGCCGTTGCGAACGGCAAGGTGTACTTCCCCGCCGGCGACGACGGCCTCTACTGCTGCGACGCGAACACCGGCGCGAAGCTCTGGCAGTTCGCCGGCGGTAAGGAGAAGGGCATCCACATCGACGCGGCCCCGGCCGTTGCGAGCGGGCTCGTGTACGTGGGCAGCGGGCTCTACAGCTACGTCGCCGCAGCGCTCGACGCGAACACCGGCGCGGAGAAGTGGCGCACCGATCTGAAGCTGCGCGTGTTCGGTGCGCCGACGGTGCGCGGGGGCCAGGTGTACTACGCGATCGGCACCGGGAACATGGGTGCGGACACTTGGCACTACGACGAGGAAGGCGCGGAGGAGAAGGACGCGGCCGGGGCGGTGGTGTGCCTGGACGCCGCAACCGGAAAGGAAGAGTGGCGCGCCCCGCTGCCGAAATCGGTTCACACGGGCGTCGCGGCGGACGCGTTCAGCGTTTACGTCGGCTGCCGGGACGGGTTCGTGTACGCGCTGGACCGTAAAACGGGCAAGTTGCGGTGGAAGGTGGGCATCGGCGGCGCGGTCCTGAGTTGCCCGGCGGTCGCGACGAGCGGCGGGTTCCCGATCGCGGTGTATGCGGTGTCGCAGGAAGGGTTGATGGTGTGCCTGAACCCGCAGACCGGCACGGTGAACTGGCAGAAGATGCTGCCCGGCTTCGTCTGGGACGGAAAGCCCGACGGCGGGGTGATGTGTTCGCCGGTCGTCGTGACAACACCGACCACGACCGGCAGCACGCGCACCATCTACATCGGCGCGATGACCGTGACGCCGCGGAAGACGGTCGCGGTGTTCAAGTTCGAGGACGTGATCGGAGAGTGA
- a CDS encoding DUF1501 domain-containing protein → MPGSRRDFLSWSATGLASAAALHLLARDAGASPEPHHAPKAKRAIQISLVGGMSHIDSFDYKPQLAERHGKPLGGAAKPDVFFGQVGLLRRPDWEFKRRGQSGLWVSELFPHMAGVADDLTVINSMTADSANHTPALFVLNSGFQFNGYPALGSWLSYGLGSEADDLPAFVVLPDGRGEANGAASNWSSGFLPAQHQGVVFRGGDAPVRDLFPERTVPAAEEKDSRAALEKLNALHLDRTGGESDLAARINSYALAAKMQLAVPAVADLSKEPAKLKALYGFDDPLTADCGRRCLLARRLLERGVRFVQIYSGGPIAGAPRTSWDAHENVKENHGAEAARIDRPVAALLQDLKRRDMLKDTLVIFTTEFGRTPFTQSAGNVVGTGRDHNKYGFTCWLAGAGLKPGTAFGATDEIGWKVAEHPVAWYDFHATVLHLLGLDHEKLTYYHNGIKRRLTNVHGEVVKGILA, encoded by the coding sequence ATGCCCGGGTCCCGCCGCGATTTCCTCTCCTGGTCCGCGACCGGCCTCGCCTCGGCCGCGGCGCTGCACCTTCTCGCACGCGATGCCGGCGCCAGCCCCGAGCCCCACCACGCACCGAAGGCCAAGCGGGCGATCCAGATTTCGCTCGTCGGCGGGATGAGCCACATCGACTCGTTCGATTACAAACCGCAACTCGCTGAACGGCACGGTAAGCCGCTCGGCGGGGCCGCGAAGCCCGACGTGTTCTTCGGTCAAGTCGGGCTGCTCCGTCGGCCCGATTGGGAGTTCAAGCGGCGCGGCCAGTCCGGCCTGTGGGTGTCGGAGCTGTTTCCGCACATGGCCGGCGTGGCCGATGACCTCACGGTCATCAACTCGATGACCGCCGACAGCGCGAACCACACGCCCGCGCTCTTCGTGCTCAACAGCGGGTTCCAGTTCAACGGCTATCCGGCGCTCGGTTCGTGGCTCAGTTACGGGCTCGGCAGCGAAGCCGACGACCTGCCGGCGTTCGTGGTGCTACCGGACGGCCGCGGCGAGGCGAACGGGGCCGCGTCCAACTGGTCGAGCGGCTTCCTCCCGGCGCAGCACCAGGGCGTCGTGTTCCGCGGCGGGGACGCGCCCGTGCGGGACCTGTTCCCGGAGCGCACCGTCCCCGCGGCCGAGGAGAAGGACTCACGCGCGGCGCTGGAGAAGCTGAACGCGCTGCACCTCGACCGCACCGGCGGGGAGAGCGACCTCGCGGCCCGCATCAACAGCTACGCGCTGGCGGCGAAGATGCAGCTCGCGGTGCCCGCGGTCGCGGACCTGTCGAAGGAGCCGGCGAAACTCAAGGCGCTCTACGGCTTCGACGACCCGCTGACCGCCGACTGCGGCCGGCGGTGCCTGCTCGCGCGCCGGTTGCTCGAGCGCGGGGTGCGGTTCGTGCAAATCTACAGCGGCGGGCCGATCGCGGGCGCGCCGCGCACGAGCTGGGACGCGCACGAGAACGTGAAGGAGAACCACGGCGCCGAAGCCGCCCGCATCGACCGGCCGGTCGCCGCACTGTTACAAGACTTGAAGCGGCGCGACATGCTGAAGGACACGCTGGTGATTTTCACGACCGAGTTCGGCCGCACGCCGTTCACGCAGAGCGCCGGGAACGTGGTCGGCACCGGCCGCGACCACAACAAGTACGGCTTCACCTGTTGGCTGGCGGGCGCCGGGCTGAAGCCGGGTACGGCCTTCGGCGCGACGGACGAGATCGGGTGGAAGGTCGCGGAGCACCCGGTGGCGTGGTACGACTTCCACGCCACCGTGCTGCACCTGCTCGGCCTCGATCACGAGAAGTTGACGTACTACCACAACGGCATCAAGCGCCGGCTCACGAACGTCCACGGCGAAGTGGTGAAAGGCATCCTCGCGTAG
- a CDS encoding tetratricopeptide repeat protein, translating into MPRDRATDDAQDLFTRGHKALDAGDFQEAVECFSRAIRLRPNVSDVYRLRAYAYLEMGDRVRALNDLDQAIRLKPSDARGYADRAAELYAQRQFDQAVADCDRALALDSARVELLALRGRCHAARGDSPAAFADFAAAIAADPAHAARYRLWRAQLHLDLENHAAATEDADAILAADPHNAEALCLRAAVRQQSQDFTGAVADYSAALALKPDHGFALLGRGLCRWLLSDNAGAVTDCDAVLKLAPGVVKAFEVRGCARRALGDSDGALADFTEAVRLAPAAVLPYTYRASVHYARQNYALAIRDHMEALKRDPRSAPTFNQLAWIWATCPDPDVRNGRQAHECATRACELTEWGEPSFLDTLAAACAEGGEFEDAVKWQEKALGLLPDEGRRADYRARLELYRSGRPVRSAGA; encoded by the coding sequence ATGCCACGCGACCGCGCCACCGACGACGCCCAGGACCTGTTCACCCGCGGGCACAAGGCACTCGACGCCGGCGACTTTCAGGAGGCCGTCGAGTGCTTTTCCCGCGCCATCCGGCTGCGGCCGAACGTGTCCGACGTGTACCGGCTCCGCGCCTATGCGTACCTCGAAATGGGCGACCGGGTGCGGGCCCTGAACGACCTCGACCAGGCCATCCGCCTGAAACCGAGCGACGCGCGGGGGTACGCCGACCGGGCCGCGGAGCTGTACGCCCAGCGGCAGTTCGACCAGGCCGTTGCCGACTGCGACCGCGCGCTGGCGCTCGATTCGGCCCGTGTGGAACTGCTCGCGCTCCGCGGGCGGTGCCACGCCGCCCGCGGGGACAGTCCCGCGGCGTTCGCGGACTTCGCCGCGGCGATCGCCGCCGACCCGGCCCACGCGGCCCGGTACCGCCTCTGGCGCGCGCAGCTCCACCTCGATCTCGAGAACCACGCGGCGGCGACCGAAGACGCGGACGCGATCCTCGCGGCCGATCCCCACAACGCGGAGGCCCTGTGCCTCCGCGCCGCCGTGCGGCAGCAGTCGCAGGACTTCACCGGCGCGGTCGCCGATTACTCCGCGGCGCTGGCGCTCAAACCGGACCACGGGTTCGCTCTTCTGGGCCGGGGGCTGTGCCGGTGGCTCCTGAGCGACAACGCGGGGGCCGTCACCGATTGTGACGCGGTCCTGAAACTCGCGCCCGGCGTGGTAAAGGCGTTTGAGGTCCGGGGCTGCGCGCGAAGGGCGCTCGGGGACTCCGATGGGGCGCTCGCCGACTTCACCGAAGCGGTGCGGCTCGCGCCCGCGGCGGTGCTGCCGTACACGTACCGGGCCAGTGTCCACTACGCGCGGCAGAACTACGCGCTCGCGATCCGCGACCACATGGAAGCGCTCAAACGCGACCCGCGCAGCGCGCCCACGTTCAACCAGCTCGCCTGGATCTGGGCCACGTGCCCGGACCCCGACGTGCGCAACGGCCGGCAGGCGCACGAGTGCGCGACCCGCGCGTGCGAACTCACCGAGTGGGGCGAACCGAGCTTCCTCGACACGCTGGCCGCGGCGTGCGCCGAGGGCGGCGAGTTCGAGGACGCGGTCAAGTGGCAGGAAAAGGCGCTCGGCCTGCTGCCGGACGAGGGCCGCCGCGCGGACTACCGGGCGCGGCTGGAACTGTACCGCAGCGGCCGGCCCGTGCGTTCCGCGGGCGCGTGA
- the mutL gene encoding DNA mismatch repair endonuclease MutL: MPRIRQLPPDVVTKIAAGEVIERPASVVKELLENSIDAGATRIDIDLDAGGTELIRVVDDGCGIEPDDLLLALAQHATSKLTTADDLFQIGTMGFRGEALASIAGVGQVTLQSRTHAAASGCEVRCDGGAFTPAKPWNGAPGTRIEVRHLFYNVPVRKKFLKSVATELGHVCEIVTRLALANPALHITLRHNGRLVYDIPGSAGLLDRVALFFTGEVRDALYELDSGPGPLRLTGYIADPKCDRGNAKLQYLFVNGRWFRDRSLAHALQESFRGLLMSGRYAIGFLYVTVPPDKVDVNVHPTKSEVRFQENSLVYSLVRGTIKHRLLKENLIPQLSVPRGEEIGGPRDEPPVSPALPAPTLFTSPRRELAEQTLAPWERGELADPFWRTPAGVLTPEERAKGARPTPPAPEDPTPRPSLKGGEQDLRNSVTQAESEDAWRAFTPLPSPGPRETPLTGPGEGRGAGGGGSSYPSPLPSPKTEGLQTDNSPSLPSSEKKGAQGEPAGEVLSQNEKGNVGLSPPSRERAGEQDLRNALTSPELEGAARAVTPSLQGGGRGEGSSAPPLIAALPKLAPHTAIQLHDSYLVLETTDGMLVIDQHALHERILFEQLRRRIRDGKLEVQRLLIPEPIDLPAEQAALVLEAADALRDLGLEVSDFGGNTILLSSYPTLLGRKAPHEILRGVIDHLVTQERPPAKEALLHLLMATMACKAAVKAGDKLSPEEIAYLLHLREMAEDSHHCPHGRPTSLLFSRQELDKQFRRT; the protein is encoded by the coding sequence ATGCCGCGCATCCGCCAACTGCCGCCGGACGTTGTCACCAAAATCGCCGCCGGCGAGGTGATCGAACGGCCCGCGTCGGTCGTGAAGGAGTTACTGGAGAACTCGATCGACGCCGGCGCCACCCGCATCGACATCGATCTCGACGCGGGCGGCACGGAGCTGATTCGCGTCGTTGACGACGGTTGCGGCATCGAACCGGACGACCTCCTGCTCGCGTTAGCGCAGCACGCCACCAGTAAGCTCACGACGGCCGACGACCTGTTCCAGATCGGCACGATGGGTTTCCGCGGGGAGGCGCTGGCGTCCATCGCCGGGGTCGGGCAGGTGACGCTCCAGTCGCGCACGCACGCGGCGGCCAGCGGGTGCGAGGTGCGCTGCGACGGCGGGGCGTTCACGCCCGCGAAACCGTGGAACGGTGCGCCCGGCACGCGGATCGAGGTGCGGCACCTGTTCTACAACGTGCCGGTGCGGAAGAAGTTCCTGAAGAGCGTCGCCACCGAGCTCGGCCACGTCTGCGAGATCGTCACGCGGCTGGCGCTCGCGAACCCCGCGCTGCACATCACGCTGCGGCACAACGGCCGGCTCGTGTACGACATCCCCGGCAGCGCCGGGCTGCTCGACCGCGTCGCACTGTTCTTCACGGGCGAGGTGCGCGACGCGCTGTACGAACTCGACTCCGGTCCCGGCCCGCTCCGGCTCACGGGGTACATCGCCGACCCGAAGTGCGACCGGGGCAACGCGAAACTGCAGTACCTGTTCGTGAACGGCCGCTGGTTCCGCGACCGCAGCCTGGCCCACGCGCTGCAAGAGTCCTTCCGCGGGCTGCTCATGTCCGGGCGGTACGCGATCGGGTTCCTGTACGTCACGGTCCCGCCGGACAAGGTGGACGTGAACGTCCACCCGACCAAATCCGAGGTGCGGTTCCAGGAGAACTCGCTCGTCTATTCGCTGGTCCGCGGCACGATCAAGCACCGGCTGTTGAAAGAGAACCTGATCCCGCAGCTCTCCGTTCCGCGGGGCGAAGAGATCGGTGGGCCGCGCGACGAGCCGCCGGTGAGCCCCGCGCTGCCCGCACCGACGCTGTTCACGTCGCCGCGGCGCGAACTGGCCGAGCAGACGCTCGCCCCGTGGGAGCGCGGCGAACTGGCCGACCCGTTCTGGCGCACGCCGGCAGGAGTGCTCACGCCCGAGGAGCGCGCGAAGGGGGCGAGACCGACCCCCCCGGCCCCCGAAGACCCCACCCCCCGCCCCTCCCTGAAGGGAGGGGAGCAGGACCTCCGGAACTCTGTTACTCAAGCGGAATCGGAGGACGCTTGGCGCGCGTTCACCCCCCTTCCTTCCCCCGGCCCGCGGGAAACTCCGCTGACCGGGCCGGGGGAAGGGAGGGGGGCCGGGGGGGGAGGTTCTTCCTACCCCTCCCCTCTTCCTTCTCCAAAAACAGAGGGGCTTCAGACAGACAACAGTCCGTCTCTCCCTTCCTCCGAGAAGAAGGGGGCACAGGGCGAACCTGCGGGTGAGGTTCTCTCGCAAAACGAGAAGGGAAACGTGGGGCTAAGCCCCCCCTCGCGCGAGCGAGCGGGAGAGCAAGACCTTAGGAACGCACTCACGTCTCCAGAATTAGAAGGGGCGGCCCGCGCCGTCACCCCCTCCCTTCAGGGAGGGGGCCGGGGGGAGGGTTCTTCCGCGCCGCCGCTGATTGCCGCACTCCCGAAGCTCGCCCCGCACACGGCGATCCAGCTCCACGATTCGTACCTGGTGCTGGAAACGACCGACGGGATGCTCGTCATCGACCAGCACGCGCTGCACGAGCGGATCCTGTTCGAACAACTGCGCCGCCGCATCCGGGACGGCAAACTCGAAGTGCAGCGGTTGCTCATCCCGGAGCCGATCGACCTGCCCGCGGAGCAGGCCGCGCTGGTGCTCGAAGCCGCCGACGCGCTCCGCGATCTGGGTCTCGAAGTCTCGGATTTCGGCGGGAACACGATCCTGCTTTCCAGTTACCCCACGCTCCTCGGCCGCAAGGCCCCCCACGAGATCCTGCGCGGGGTGATCGACCACCTCGTCACCCAGGAGCGCCCGCCCGCCAAGGAGGCGCTGCTCCACCTGCTGATGGCAACGATGGCGTGCAAGGCCGCGGTGAAGGCCGGCGACAAGCTGTCGCCGGAGGAGATCGCCTACCTGCTGCACCTCCGCGAAATGGCGGAGGACAGCCACCACTGCCCGCACGGCCGCCCCACGTCACTGCTGTTCAGCCGTCAAGAACTCGATAAACAGTTCCGTCGGACGTGA
- a CDS encoding DUF1549 domain-containing protein has translation MPRLLSLLAFVLVGHHAAAAPPDFDTQVAPLLASRCLDCHGGPKPKGKLDLSRKAGAMAESLVPGKPAESELWKRVAADEMPPKKPLSEAEKKLLKEWIEAGAKWGTDPIDPFRFTTPTRAGYDWWSLQPITRPKVPEALNAQQPARTPIDRFIQSKRAEKGLTSAPEADRRTLIRRVYFDLIGLPPTPEEVDAFVADTAANAYEKVVDRLLASPHYGERWARHWLDVVRYGETDGFERNTPRPNSWHYRDWVIRALNADVPYTEFARLQLAGDVLNTGDPDAVRATGFLVAGVHNTVLGNDQMRAVARQDELEDIVGSVAQTFLGLTANCARCHDHKFDPISQTDFYRLASALGGVGFGERTLPDAKATVEFTRTAKQLAETTKELAAIEEPARKAILAERGAGRFDKLAPTPVAAWDFRKGGDDLVGKLHAKPIGGAKFTPDGATCDGTTGLFRTPALPFDLKAKTIEAWVKLDSLTQRGGGVISVQTPDGNEFDAIVFGENEPARWMAGSNGFVRYRSFDAAEERDAAKEHVHFAIAYSEDGTVTGYRNGRPYGKGYASKGAVAFKARNAVVVFGCRHEPAGGNKMLAGSVSAARVYATALSPEQIEASFMAGGGIVTSAEIDAKLAPGQRATRNALRVQRDQLSNELDRLRSRSANTRAYANVPQPPSVTRFLVRGDLATPGAVVAPAGISAVSGPKADFGLAPDAPDAERRKKLTEWITSPKNPLFARVIVNRVWHYHFGTGIVETPNDLGFNGGRPSHPELLDWLASELAEPTPEEPTPNPSLKGGEQDLRNSNASRVSEAASRAFPPLPEGRGAGSWSLKSLHQLIVTSATYRQSSSMRKDAHAKDADNRLLWRYKPHRLEGEAIRDAMLSVSGLLNPEVGGKGFSDYKIRDFNGTAYFDPFDPVGPEFHRRSVYRFTPRGANQGLLDVFDCPDPAAAAPRRAVTTTPLQALALWNNGFALRAADAFAARVQKEADGAENQIRRAWRLAYQRDPSAEEAKLAAQLVADHGLKALCRVLFNSNEFVTVE, from the coding sequence ATGCCCCGACTCCTCTCCCTTCTTGCGTTCGTCCTGGTCGGCCACCACGCCGCCGCTGCGCCGCCGGACTTCGACACCCAGGTCGCGCCGCTCCTGGCCTCGCGGTGCCTGGACTGTCACGGCGGGCCGAAGCCGAAGGGCAAACTCGACCTGTCGCGCAAAGCCGGTGCGATGGCGGAATCGCTGGTGCCCGGCAAGCCGGCGGAGAGCGAACTCTGGAAGCGCGTGGCGGCCGACGAGATGCCGCCCAAAAAGCCACTTTCGGAAGCCGAAAAGAAGCTCCTCAAGGAGTGGATCGAAGCCGGGGCGAAGTGGGGCACGGACCCCATCGACCCGTTCCGCTTCACGACCCCGACCCGCGCCGGCTATGACTGGTGGTCACTGCAACCGATCACGCGGCCGAAAGTTCCCGAAGCGCTGAATGCGCAACAACCCGCCCGCACCCCGATCGACCGGTTCATCCAGAGCAAGCGGGCCGAAAAGGGACTCACGTCTGCACCCGAAGCGGACCGGCGCACGCTCATCCGCCGCGTGTACTTCGACCTGATCGGCCTGCCGCCCACGCCGGAAGAGGTCGACGCGTTCGTCGCCGACACGGCCGCGAACGCTTACGAGAAGGTGGTCGATCGCCTGCTCGCCAGCCCGCACTACGGCGAGCGCTGGGCGCGGCACTGGCTCGACGTGGTGCGCTACGGCGAGACCGACGGCTTCGAGCGGAACACGCCGCGGCCGAACTCGTGGCACTACCGCGACTGGGTGATCCGCGCGCTCAACGCCGACGTGCCGTACACCGAATTCGCCCGGTTACAACTGGCCGGCGACGTGCTGAACACCGGCGATCCCGACGCGGTGCGTGCCACCGGCTTTCTCGTGGCAGGCGTTCACAACACCGTCCTCGGCAACGACCAGATGCGCGCCGTCGCCCGGCAGGACGAACTCGAAGACATCGTCGGTTCCGTCGCGCAGACGTTCCTGGGGCTCACGGCGAACTGTGCGCGCTGTCACGACCACAAGTTCGATCCCATCTCTCAAACCGACTTCTACCGGCTCGCCTCCGCGCTGGGCGGGGTCGGCTTCGGCGAGCGGACGCTTCCCGATGCGAAAGCAACAGTAGAGTTCACAAGGACCGCGAAGCAACTCGCCGAGACTACGAAAGAACTCGCCGCCATCGAGGAGCCCGCCCGCAAGGCGATTCTGGCCGAAAGGGGGGCCGGCCGGTTCGACAAGCTCGCGCCGACGCCGGTGGCCGCGTGGGACTTCCGCAAGGGCGGCGACGATCTCGTCGGCAAGTTGCATGCGAAACCGATCGGCGGTGCGAAGTTCACGCCCGACGGTGCAACCTGTGACGGCACCACGGGCTTGTTCCGCACGCCGGCCCTGCCCTTCGATTTGAAGGCGAAGACGATCGAAGCCTGGGTGAAACTCGATTCGCTCACGCAGCGTGGCGGCGGGGTGATCTCCGTTCAAACGCCCGACGGCAACGAGTTCGACGCGATTGTGTTCGGTGAGAACGAACCGGCGCGGTGGATGGCCGGCAGCAACGGCTTCGTGCGCTACCGGTCCTTCGACGCCGCGGAGGAGAGGGACGCCGCGAAGGAACACGTTCACTTCGCCATCGCGTACTCGGAAGACGGCACCGTCACCGGTTACCGTAACGGACGGCCGTATGGCAAGGGGTACGCCTCGAAAGGCGCCGTCGCCTTCAAAGCACGAAATGCGGTGGTCGTGTTCGGCTGCCGGCACGAACCCGCGGGCGGGAACAAGATGCTCGCCGGCTCGGTGAGCGCGGCCCGTGTCTACGCGACGGCGCTGTCGCCCGAGCAGATCGAAGCGTCGTTTATGGCCGGCGGCGGGATCGTCACGAGCGCCGAAATCGACGCGAAACTCGCGCCCGGTCAACGCGCGACCCGAAACGCCCTCCGCGTACAACGCGACCAACTTTCGAACGAACTCGATCGACTTCGCTCCCGCAGCGCGAACACGAGGGCTTACGCGAACGTGCCCCAGCCGCCATCTGTAACGCGGTTCCTCGTGCGCGGCGACCTCGCCACGCCCGGCGCGGTCGTGGCGCCCGCTGGTATCTCCGCCGTGAGCGGCCCGAAAGCCGACTTCGGCCTCGCACCCGATGCGCCCGACGCCGAGCGGCGGAAGAAGCTCACGGAATGGATCACCAGCCCGAAAAACCCGTTGTTCGCGCGGGTGATCGTGAACCGCGTGTGGCACTATCACTTCGGCACCGGGATCGTCGAGACGCCGAACGACCTGGGCTTCAACGGCGGGCGGCCGAGCCACCCCGAGTTACTCGACTGGCTCGCCAGCGAGTTGGCGGAACCGACACCGGAAGAACCCACCCCCAATCCCTCCCTGAAGGGAGGGGAGCAAGACCTTCGCAACTCCAATGCCTCCAGAGTATCGGAAGCGGCTTCGCGCGCGTTCCCCCCCCTCCCTGAAGGGAGAGGGGCCGGTTCGTGGTCCCTCAAGTCACTGCACCAGCTCATCGTCACGTCGGCGACCTACCGCCAGTCGTCCTCGATGCGTAAAGACGCTCACGCGAAGGACGCCGACAACCGCCTGTTGTGGCGCTACAAGCCGCACCGGCTTGAGGGCGAAGCGATTCGCGACGCAATGCTTTCGGTGAGCGGGCTGTTGAACCCGGAGGTCGGCGGGAAGGGGTTCAGCGACTACAAGATTCGCGACTTCAACGGCACCGCGTACTTCGACCCGTTCGATCCGGTCGGCCCCGAGTTCCACCGGCGGAGCGTGTACCGGTTCACCCCGCGCGGAGCGAACCAAGGGTTGCTCGACGTCTTCGACTGCCCCGACCCGGCGGCAGCGGCCCCGCGGCGCGCGGTGACCACGACTCCGCTGCAAGCGCTGGCGCTCTGGAACAACGGCTTCGCGCTCCGCGCCGCGGACGCGTTCGCGGCCCGCGTGCAGAAGGAGGCGGACGGTGCGGAGAACCAGATCCGCCGCGCGTGGCGACTCGCCTACCAGCGCGACCCGAGCGCCGAGGAGGCGAAACTGGCGGCGCAACTCGTGGCCGACCACGGGCTGAAGGCGCTGTGCCGCGTGCTCTTCAACAGCAACGAGTTCGTGACGGTTGAGTAG